The Oryctolagus cuniculus chromosome 5, mOryCun1.1, whole genome shotgun sequence genome includes a region encoding these proteins:
- the PPP1R11 gene encoding E3 ubiquitin-protein ligase PPP1R11 isoform X3: MAEAGAGLSETVTETTVTVTTEPVRKEGAALPRGLGDPGREEGTGPRRAVEEWACGPGENRSLTIKLRKRKPEKKVEWTSDTVDNEHMGRRSSKCCCIYEKPRAFGESSTESDEEEDEGCGHTHCVRGHRRGRRHAALGPTPSTPPQPPDPSQPPPGPMQH, from the exons ATGGCCGAGGCAGGGGCCGGGCTGAGTGAGACCGTCACTGAGACAACGGTTACCGTGACAACCGAGCCCGTGAGAAAGGAGGGGGCGGCGCTGCCTAGGGGTCTGGGAGacccggggagggaggagggcacgGGGCCTCGGAGAGCTGTGGAGGAATGGGCCTGTGGACCTGGG GAGAACCGGAGCCTAACCATCAAACTTCGGAAACGGAAGCCAGAGAAGAAGGTGGAATGGACAAGTGACACTGTGGACAACGAACATATGGGACGCCGCTCATCAAAAT GCTGCTGTATTTATGAGAAACCTCGGGCCTTTGGTGAGAGCTCCACGGAGAGTGATGAGGAGGAAGATGAGGGCTGTGGTCATACACACTGTGTACGGGGCCATCGCAGAGGACGGCGTCATGCAGCCCTGGGACCGACTCCCagcacccctccccagcctcctgaccCCTCCCAACCCCCTCCAGGGCCAATGCAGCACTAA
- the PPP1R11 gene encoding E3 ubiquitin-protein ligase PPP1R11 isoform X2 — protein MSALSSSASVSVENRSLTIKLRKRKPEKKVEWTSDTVDNEHMGRRSSKCCCIYEKPRAFGESSTESDEEEDEGCGHTHCVRGHRRGRRHAALGPTPSTPPQPPDPSQPPPGPMQH, from the exons ATGTCGG cactcagctcctctgcttctgtgtcTGTG GAGAACCGGAGCCTAACCATCAAACTTCGGAAACGGAAGCCAGAGAAGAAGGTGGAATGGACAAGTGACACTGTGGACAACGAACATATGGGACGCCGCTCATCAAAAT GCTGCTGTATTTATGAGAAACCTCGGGCCTTTGGTGAGAGCTCCACGGAGAGTGATGAGGAGGAAGATGAGGGCTGTGGTCATACACACTGTGTACGGGGCCATCGCAGAGGACGGCGTCATGCAGCCCTGGGACCGACTCCCagcacccctccccagcctcctgaccCCTCCCAACCCCCTCCAGGGCCAATGCAGCACTAA
- the POLR1H gene encoding DNA-directed RNA polymerase I subunit RPA12 translates to MDGASTCPSFQSDLDFCPDCGSVLPLPGAQDTVVCTRCGFSIHVRDFEGKVVQTSFVFHKLGAAVPASAEEGPEFQGPVVDRRCSRCGHEGMAYHTRQMRSADEGQTVFYTCTSCKFQEKEDS, encoded by the exons ATGGACGGcgccagcacctgccccagctttCAGTCGGACTTGGATTTCTGTCCGGATTGCGGCTCGGTCCTGCCCCTGCCCGGAGCTCAGGATACGGTCGTCTGTACTCGCTGTGGCTTCTCCATCCACGTGCGGG ACTTCGAAGGGAAGGTCGTGCAGACTTCCTTTGTGTTCCACAAGCTGGGGGCAGCCGTGCCTGCGTCGGCGGAGGAAGGGCCCGAGTTCCAGGGACCCGTG GTTGACAGGCGCTGCTCTCGCTGTGGCCACGAGGGAATGGCGTACCACACCCGGCAGATGCGCTCAGCCGACGAGGGGCAGACCGTCTTCTACACCTGCACCAGCTGCAA gtTCCAGGAGAAGGAAGattcataa
- the PPP1R11 gene encoding E3 ubiquitin-protein ligase PPP1R11 isoform X1 — MAEAGAGLSETVTETTVTVTTEPENRSLTIKLRKRKPEKKVEWTSDTVDNEHMGRRSSKCCCIYEKPRAFGESSTESDEEEDEGCGHTHCVRGHRRGRRHAALGPTPSTPPQPPDPSQPPPGPMQH, encoded by the exons ATGGCCGAGGCAGGGGCCGGGCTGAGTGAGACCGTCACTGAGACAACGGTTACCGTGACAACCGAGCCC GAGAACCGGAGCCTAACCATCAAACTTCGGAAACGGAAGCCAGAGAAGAAGGTGGAATGGACAAGTGACACTGTGGACAACGAACATATGGGACGCCGCTCATCAAAAT GCTGCTGTATTTATGAGAAACCTCGGGCCTTTGGTGAGAGCTCCACGGAGAGTGATGAGGAGGAAGATGAGGGCTGTGGTCATACACACTGTGTACGGGGCCATCGCAGAGGACGGCGTCATGCAGCCCTGGGACCGACTCCCagcacccctccccagcctcctgaccCCTCCCAACCCCCTCCAGGGCCAATGCAGCACTAA